A single region of the Vigna radiata var. radiata cultivar VC1973A unplaced genomic scaffold, Vradiata_ver6 scaffold_235, whole genome shotgun sequence genome encodes:
- the LOC106753155 gene encoding uncharacterized protein LOC106753155, whose amino-acid sequence MVYGKACHLPVEMEHKALWALKFLNFDPHETHSKRISQLLELEKMRLHAYDSSRSYKEKVKFYHDKKLIKRVFNPGQQVLLFNSRVKLFPGKLKSKWSGPFVIKHVFPNGVVELENPNDDGQQKSWVVNGQRFNIIWEEKWSNYPR is encoded by the coding sequence ATGGTATATGGGAAAGCATGTCACTTGCCAGTAGAGATGGAACATAAGGCTctgtgggctttgaaatttttaaattttgatccgCATGAAACTCACAGCAAACGCATAAGTCAATTGTTGGAGCTTGAAAAGATGCGGTTACATGCATATGACTCATCCAggagttataaagaaaaggtgaaattttatcatgataagAAGCTGATAAAGAGAGTCTTCAACCCGGGGCAGCAAGTGCTATTATTTAATTCACGGGTGAAGTTATTTCCTGGgaagttgaaatcaaaatggtcgggaccttttgTGATAAAGCATGTATTCCCGAATGGAGTTGTGGAATTGGAGAATCCAAATGATGATGGTCAGCAGAAGAGTTGGGTGGTAAATGGTCAGAGGTTTAACATTATTTGGGAGGAGAAGTGGAGCAATTATCCACGGtga